A stretch of Desulfarculaceae bacterium DNA encodes these proteins:
- a CDS encoding DUF4445 domain-containing protein encodes MSDSTNPAPHPRVVLEIQPQGCSVSTTPGVLLSQALAAAGVDLPSDCGGQGTCGRCLVRPEGEVSPPEEAERQTLARIKAPPGYRLACRARALADQNIFIPQGREAQAGDWQVIEHQGEVLVGRPAVLCREIGAAPPSIEDQRCDLRRISDCLADDPAQPPYRATPAALAQISRLAREHDWRFNALSRGREIVGALATGQGPLGLAVDLGTTKLAAYLLELDSGRLLAAQGLINPQAPFGADVISRLNRATQSPEDAAELAAGLRRAVDRIARQLLEQAGADPAQLADFCLVGNTAIIQLLLELPARQLALSPFVCSSDLPQDIPARDLGLTAAPGAWVHIPPGIGGFVGADHVAMILGTDLDRGSGLRLGLDIGTNTEIALALPGGDPPLLVASAPSGPAFEGAHLACGMRLGAGAVGRVWHEEGRLAYATVDGGAPAGLCGSGIIDAVAALLGAGLLDRRGHLIASQAGVRQGGGGPEYLLAPAGDTTTGQDLAISQDDLVQVQLAKAAIIAGVRVLLAEAKVDEQDLDEVVLAGSFGSHFDVDSAMDIGMLPRLDTARYRQVGNAAGRGAQMMLADLDQRQRAALLPGQTRYLELTTKPEFRRLMTRSLAFTPA; translated from the coding sequence ATGTCTGATTCAACCAACCCAGCCCCCCACCCCCGGGTGGTGTTGGAGATCCAACCGCAAGGTTGCTCCGTAAGCACCACCCCGGGGGTTCTTCTCAGCCAAGCCCTAGCCGCCGCGGGAGTGGACTTGCCCTCCGACTGCGGCGGCCAGGGGACCTGCGGCCGCTGCCTGGTGCGCCCGGAAGGCGAGGTGTCGCCCCCGGAGGAGGCCGAGCGCCAAACCTTGGCGCGCATCAAGGCCCCGCCGGGCTATCGCCTGGCCTGCCGCGCCCGGGCCCTGGCCGACCAGAACATCTTCATTCCCCAGGGCCGCGAGGCCCAGGCCGGGGATTGGCAGGTCATCGAGCACCAGGGCGAGGTTCTGGTGGGCCGACCGGCGGTGCTCTGCCGCGAGATCGGCGCTGCCCCGCCCAGCATCGAAGACCAGCGCTGCGACTTGCGGCGAATTTCCGATTGCCTGGCGGACGATCCCGCCCAGCCGCCTTATCGCGCCACACCGGCGGCCCTGGCCCAAATCTCGCGCCTGGCCCGCGAGCATGATTGGCGTTTCAACGCCCTGTCGCGGGGGCGGGAGATAGTCGGCGCCCTGGCCACGGGACAAGGGCCTCTCGGCCTGGCCGTGGACCTGGGCACCACCAAGCTGGCCGCCTACCTGCTGGAGTTGGACAGCGGAAGGCTCCTGGCCGCCCAAGGGCTGATCAACCCCCAGGCGCCCTTTGGCGCGGACGTGATCAGCCGCCTGAACCGGGCCACCCAAAGCCCGGAGGATGCGGCCGAGCTGGCCGCCGGCCTGCGCCGGGCCGTCGACCGGATTGCCCGGCAATTGCTGGAGCAAGCGGGAGCCGACCCCGCTCAACTGGCCGACTTCTGCCTGGTGGGCAACACGGCCATCATCCAGCTTTTGCTGGAGCTGCCCGCCAGGCAATTGGCCCTGTCGCCCTTTGTCTGCTCCAGCGACCTGCCCCAGGACATCCCGGCGCGGGACCTGGGCCTGACCGCCGCGCCGGGGGCCTGGGTGCACATCCCGCCCGGCATCGGCGGCTTCGTGGGCGCGGATCATGTGGCCATGATCCTGGGCACGGACCTGGACCGCGGCAGCGGCCTACGCCTGGGCCTGGACATCGGCACCAACACCGAGATCGCGCTGGCCCTGCCCGGCGGCGACCCGCCCCTCCTGGTGGCCTCGGCCCCCTCGGGCCCGGCCTTCGAGGGGGCCCACCTGGCCTGCGGCATGCGCCTGGGCGCGGGGGCGGTGGGCCGGGTTTGGCACGAGGAGGGCCGCCTGGCCTACGCCACGGTGGACGGCGGAGCCCCGGCCGGACTGTGCGGCTCGGGCATCATCGACGCTGTGGCCGCCCTGCTCGGGGCCGGGCTCCTGGACCGGCGCGGCCACCTGATCGCCTCCCAAGCCGGAGTGCGCCAAGGCGGCGGTGGACCGGAATACCTCCTGGCCCCGGCCGGCGACACCACCACCGGCCAGGACCTGGCCATCAGCCAGGACGACCTGGTGCAGGTGCAGTTGGCCAAGGCGGCCATCATCGCCGGAGTGCGGGTGCTTTTGGCCGAGGCCAAGGTGGACGAGCAGGACCTGGACGAGGTGGTGCTGGCCGGCTCCTTTGGCAGCCACTTCGACGTAGACAGCGCCATGGACATCGGCATGCTGCCCCGGCTGGACACGGCCCGTTATCGCCAGGTGGGCAACGCGGCCGGGCGAGGCGCCCAAATGATGCTGGCCGATCTGGATCAAAGGCAACGCGCCGCCCTGCTGCCCGGCCAAACCCGTTACCTTGAATTGACCACCAAGCCGGAGTTTCGCAGGCTCATGACCCGCTCCCTGGCCTTTACTCCGGCCTAG